One genomic region from Fictibacillus marinisediminis encodes:
- a CDS encoding antibiotic biosynthesis monooxygenase family protein, translated as MILEAVMLQVKRGMEEEYEEAFRKASNIISSMKGYRSHELQRCMEVKGKYLLLVKWESLEDHTVGFRKSSEYQEWKQQLHHFYDPFPTVEHFERVSIED; from the coding sequence ATGATCTTGGAAGCTGTTATGCTTCAGGTAAAGAGAGGCATGGAAGAGGAATATGAGGAAGCGTTTCGTAAGGCGTCAAACATCATTTCCTCCATGAAGGGATACCGATCTCATGAGTTGCAGCGATGTATGGAGGTGAAGGGGAAATATTTGTTACTGGTGAAGTGGGAGAGCTTAGAGGATCATACGGTAGGCTTTAGGAAATCCAGTGAGTATCAAGAATGGAAGCAGCAACTGCATCATTTCTATGATCCCTTTCCAACGGTTGAGCATTTTGAACGTGTTTCTATAGAAGATTAA
- a CDS encoding metallophosphoesterase family protein — MARLNTESIQLLNHKDIPSDRLTFLVLGDSHVRTTGYDRIRNRYILDTAGERYRRILQHMARNYSSTASFVVHGGDTIGEGNKDENMKAFAAVSKEVLFAASLPIFVSIGNHDMIWENGDLPTRIFEKYIGSVRQDIHIHGANVHLIRIPTYFPGLAGAPYFRPADLAWLKQRTAASRHVLIDFHAVLRVGKNRSFPEGHYAVLSTPETDAFFQNINTSVKAIFNHHRHTSYEYTIETTLGGTSVQIPYLITGCGGNVTSRPDCPNYYAVTWNNFNTSNPTMSYTPVRVPGL, encoded by the coding sequence ATGGCAAGATTGAATACCGAATCTATTCAGCTTTTGAATCATAAAGATATCCCTTCAGATCGGCTGACCTTTCTTGTGCTGGGAGACAGTCATGTACGGACAACGGGTTATGACCGTATACGAAATCGTTATATACTCGATACAGCAGGAGAGAGATATCGCAGGATTTTACAGCACATGGCGAGGAATTACAGCAGCACCGCCTCTTTTGTTGTGCATGGCGGCGATACGATCGGTGAGGGAAATAAAGACGAAAATATGAAAGCTTTTGCCGCCGTGTCAAAGGAAGTCCTTTTCGCTGCGAGTCTCCCCATCTTTGTTAGTATCGGCAACCACGATATGATCTGGGAAAATGGCGACCTCCCCACCCGAATCTTTGAAAAATATATAGGAAGTGTCCGCCAGGATATTCATATACACGGGGCAAACGTTCATCTTATTCGGATTCCGACGTATTTCCCTGGATTAGCCGGAGCTCCCTACTTTCGTCCGGCCGATTTGGCCTGGCTCAAACAAAGAACAGCGGCATCCCGCCATGTTCTCATCGATTTCCATGCCGTTTTAAGAGTGGGCAAAAATAGAAGCTTTCCAGAAGGTCATTATGCAGTTCTTTCAACTCCCGAAACCGATGCCTTCTTTCAAAACATCAACACCAGCGTAAAAGCGATCTTCAACCATCATCGTCATACGAGCTACGAATATACGATCGAGACGACACTCGGAGGCACCTCCGTCCAGATTCCATACCTCATTACAGGATGCGGTGGAAACGTAACAAGCCGGCCAGACTGCCCCAATTACTATGCAGTAACATGGAATAACTTCAATACTTCCAATCCAACCATGTCTTATACACCTGTCCGTGTGCCGGGGCTATAA
- a CDS encoding 5'-methylthioadenosine/S-adenosylhomocysteine nucleosidase, whose translation MKKMKTKYALLAVVTALLLGAAAGWRSDSPNETVQAKSHHKPIVIQGPMPIEAEKFAQKLKNVKVEKSGTFVFYKGTLNHYPVIVAKTGKGMENTAAATSIAIEKYHPIAIINQGTSGGHDPELNVFDIVLGKQTVNLGSLRTGEKGEGEGMDPAAWKPMDLMASEGSAGEDPNAEKPRFYAGNKDLLEAANEVKDKYTKGKVVEGTIGSADVWNNEVDRIKWFHSKYGTSVEEMEGASAAQMAQAYNVPFLGIRVLSNNKTNGGKYNPNTAEACQNYVYQVVEKYISEIPNK comes from the coding sequence ATGAAAAAGATGAAAACAAAATACGCTCTATTAGCGGTGGTTACAGCACTGTTACTTGGGGCAGCTGCAGGATGGAGATCTGATTCACCGAATGAAACAGTACAAGCCAAGTCTCATCATAAGCCGATTGTTATTCAAGGACCGATGCCGATTGAAGCTGAAAAATTTGCGCAAAAGCTAAAGAATGTGAAAGTGGAAAAATCAGGCACTTTTGTTTTTTATAAAGGTACGCTTAACCATTATCCCGTAATCGTGGCAAAAACAGGCAAGGGAATGGAAAATACAGCAGCCGCTACATCGATCGCTATCGAAAAATATCATCCAATTGCCATCATCAATCAAGGAACATCAGGCGGTCATGATCCAGAACTGAATGTTTTTGATATTGTGTTAGGAAAACAAACAGTAAATCTCGGCTCTTTAAGAACAGGGGAGAAGGGTGAAGGCGAGGGAATGGATCCTGCAGCATGGAAGCCGATGGATCTTATGGCTTCTGAAGGAAGTGCAGGAGAAGATCCGAATGCTGAAAAACCTCGTTTCTACGCAGGGAATAAGGATTTGCTCGAAGCAGCTAATGAAGTTAAAGATAAATACACCAAGGGTAAGGTTGTAGAAGGTACGATAGGTTCGGCAGACGTTTGGAATAATGAAGTGGATCGAATTAAATGGTTCCATTCAAAGTACGGTACATCGGTGGAAGAAATGGAAGGTGCTTCAGCGGCACAAATGGCCCAGGCCTATAATGTACCATTCTTGGGAATCCGAGTATTGTCCAATAATAAAACAAATGGCGGTAAATACAACCCCAATACAGCAGAAGCATGTCAAAACTATGTTTATCAAGTAGTTGAAAAATATATTTCTGAGATACCTAACAAATAA
- a CDS encoding GNAT family N-acetyltransferase, whose translation MKITQQWNQEDSDYIRKKVIEYNLSKMPDETIPPVKNISFILRGEDGSILGGITGKISSSLIVDYLWVDESLRGKGYGKELLKRLEEMARENHCRLVQLFTFSFQAPDFYQKNGYEIVGVVQENPTKEHQQYYLMKRLT comes from the coding sequence ATGAAAATAACGCAGCAATGGAATCAAGAAGATAGTGATTATATTCGTAAAAAGGTTATTGAATATAATTTGTCAAAAATGCCTGATGAGACCATACCTCCCGTCAAAAACATTAGCTTTATCCTTAGAGGTGAAGATGGAAGCATTTTAGGGGGTATAACAGGAAAAATATCTTCGTCACTTATAGTAGATTACTTATGGGTGGATGAATCACTAAGGGGTAAAGGATATGGGAAAGAGCTATTAAAGCGTTTAGAGGAAATGGCGAGAGAGAATCATTGCAGACTGGTACAGCTGTTTACATTCAGCTTTCAAGCTCCGGATTTTTATCAAAAGAATGGATATGAAATTGTAGGTGTAGTTCAAGAAAATCCTACTAAGGAACATCAGCAGTATTATTTAATGAAGAGACTCACTTAA
- a CDS encoding P1 family peptidase, with amino-acid sequence MRHQKRIRDYGIKIGCLETGRYNAITDVEGVTVGHVTLSDQSMQTGVTAILPHTGNTFKEKLIASSHIINGFGKTMGTIQMQELGVLETPIILTNTLSIGTAADALIQYMLEQNPEIGRSTGTVNPVIGECNDMFLNDVRAQFIEKEHVFQAIHNASTEFEEGSVGAGTGMLCYSLKGGIGTASRQFQLAHGEYTIGVLVLSNFGILSDLMMNGRAIGQELKEELLRSWEEKDKGSIMIIVATDLPVSERQLNRIIKRSVAGLSRTGSIITHGSGEVIIGFSTATKIPHDNPNHCLSIPAIHEEEMDTAFRAVGEAVEESVLNSLVTATHVVGRDGNERPAFKDLIQEFNIRLA; translated from the coding sequence ATGCGTCACCAAAAAAGAATACGCGATTATGGTATTAAAATAGGATGCTTAGAAACCGGACGCTACAACGCAATTACCGATGTCGAAGGCGTTACAGTCGGCCACGTAACACTTAGTGATCAGAGCATGCAAACGGGAGTAACAGCCATCCTCCCTCACACTGGCAACACGTTTAAGGAAAAACTGATAGCATCAAGCCATATTATCAATGGCTTTGGAAAAACGATGGGTACCATTCAAATGCAAGAGTTGGGTGTGTTAGAAACGCCTATCATTTTAACAAACACCTTAAGTATCGGTACAGCTGCAGATGCCTTGATTCAATACATGCTGGAGCAGAACCCGGAAATCGGCCGATCGACTGGGACGGTCAATCCCGTCATCGGGGAATGCAATGATATGTTCCTCAATGATGTAAGAGCTCAATTTATTGAGAAGGAACATGTTTTTCAAGCCATACATAACGCTTCAACTGAATTTGAGGAAGGAAGTGTCGGAGCGGGAACGGGCATGCTTTGTTATTCCTTAAAAGGAGGAATCGGCACTGCCTCAAGACAGTTTCAATTGGCTCATGGAGAGTACACCATTGGGGTGCTCGTCCTATCGAACTTTGGTATTTTAAGTGATCTCATGATGAATGGCAGGGCGATTGGGCAAGAGCTGAAAGAAGAGCTGCTCCGATCTTGGGAGGAAAAGGATAAAGGATCGATTATGATCATTGTTGCCACGGATCTGCCGGTTTCAGAACGTCAGCTCAATCGCATCATCAAGCGGTCGGTTGCCGGCCTATCACGGACAGGGTCCATCATTACGCATGGCAGCGGAGAAGTTATTATTGGTTTTTCAACCGCCACTAAAATCCCTCATGACAACCCAAACCACTGTTTAAGCATTCCTGCGATTCATGAGGAAGAGATGGATACGGCTTTTCGGGCCGTTGGGGAGGCTGTTGAAGAGTCCGTATTAAATTCTTTAGTGACAGCCACGCATGTCGTCGGAAGAGATGGAAATGAAAGGCCTGCTTTTAAAGATTTAATTCAGGAATTTAATATTAGATTGGCGTAA
- a CDS encoding VOC family protein, with protein MNSPVLTQIGTVFIPVSNIEQARDWYCDILGLQADGEIQFGHIYVIPMNGTGIVLDSKIFSEENIVKTPLFHFNTENIEEAYQFMKKKKVDLITGIEHHHYFNFRDPDGNHLMICKC; from the coding sequence TTGAATAGTCCTGTTTTAACTCAAATAGGAACGGTCTTTATTCCAGTAAGCAACATCGAACAAGCTCGAGATTGGTATTGTGACATTTTAGGGTTACAAGCAGATGGAGAAATACAGTTCGGTCATATTTATGTCATACCTATGAATGGTACAGGGATTGTATTAGACAGCAAGATTTTTTCAGAAGAAAATATCGTAAAAACCCCCTTATTTCATTTCAATACAGAAAATATTGAAGAAGCCTATCAGTTTATGAAAAAAAAGAAGGTTGATTTAATCACTGGAATTGAACATCATCACTATTTTAATTTTAGAGACCCTGATGGAAATCATCTCATGATTTGTAAGTGTTGA
- a CDS encoding YybH family protein, producing the protein MEHDLKELINKCDLAIKKEDLDTLMNYYTDDAVLVVKPGMIARGKVEIKKAFIAIAEYFNNSIVPTQGEMTILEAGDTALVISQTLLAADKNDSEYSMDRRATYVFKKNSNGEWLCAIDNSYGTDLINK; encoded by the coding sequence ATGGAACATGATTTAAAAGAGTTAATTAATAAGTGTGACTTGGCAATAAAGAAGGAAGATCTTGATACGCTGATGAACTACTATACTGATGATGCAGTTCTGGTTGTAAAGCCAGGAATGATTGCACGAGGTAAAGTAGAAATCAAAAAAGCATTTATTGCCATTGCAGAGTATTTTAATAACAGTATTGTACCAACGCAGGGGGAGATGACTATTTTAGAGGCTGGGGATACTGCGTTAGTTATTTCCCAAACGTTGCTTGCTGCCGATAAAAATGATTCCGAATATTCCATGGATAGAAGAGCAACATACGTGTTTAAGAAAAATTCAAACGGCGAATGGCTTTGTGCAATTGATAACTCATATGGTACTGACTTAATTAATAAATAG
- a CDS encoding DinB family protein — translation MNKLVSELESNLSSMPKRIKTISDLEAKPLPSKWSKKEILGHLCDSGNVNHQRFVDIIASTQVVTLKSYNQDFFVEIHDYQHSFTVEDILQLWISINKQIAALLVNVSEEQWKLECKVDAQNIQTLEWLVRDYIDHMNHHLGQILAD, via the coding sequence ATGAATAAGTTAGTGTCTGAGCTAGAAAGTAATCTATCTTCAATGCCGAAAAGAATTAAAACAATTTCGGATCTCGAGGCCAAACCTCTGCCGTCCAAATGGTCTAAAAAAGAAATTCTTGGACACCTTTGTGATTCGGGTAATGTGAACCACCAGCGCTTTGTTGATATCATCGCCTCAACTCAAGTGGTTACCCTGAAGAGTTATAATCAGGACTTTTTTGTGGAGATTCATGACTATCAGCATTCATTTACTGTTGAAGACATTCTTCAGCTATGGATTTCAATCAATAAACAGATCGCAGCACTTCTTGTGAATGTTTCGGAGGAACAATGGAAGCTTGAATGTAAAGTAGATGCACAAAACATTCAAACGTTAGAGTGGCTGGTAAGGGATTATATTGATCATATGAACCATCATCTTGGACAAATTTTGGCGGATTGA
- a CDS encoding SRPBCC family protein encodes MPELYHTPVVRAEMLIRRPVEVVFEAFIEPAITTKFWFTKSSGRVEEGKKIQWEWEMYGVSDRVFVKRLEENERIHIQSSDGTEVEWTFVSRKDNETMVTILNSGFKGSGDEIVNTAIDSMGGYTMVLCGLKALLEHNIILNLVPDKAPDFHVK; translated from the coding sequence ATGCCTGAGCTATACCACACACCGGTTGTAAGAGCAGAAATGCTTATTAGAAGACCGGTGGAAGTCGTATTTGAGGCTTTTATCGAACCGGCGATTACGACCAAATTTTGGTTCACTAAAAGCAGCGGCAGAGTAGAAGAGGGGAAAAAAATCCAATGGGAATGGGAGATGTACGGTGTATCGGATCGCGTTTTTGTAAAAAGACTAGAGGAAAACGAACGCATTCATATTCAATCGTCGGACGGAACAGAGGTGGAGTGGACCTTTGTTTCCAGAAAAGATAACGAGACGATGGTCACGATACTTAACTCGGGATTTAAAGGAAGTGGAGATGAGATCGTAAATACCGCCATTGATTCCATGGGAGGGTACACGATGGTCCTCTGTGGATTAAAGGCGCTCCTGGAACATAACATCATCTTAAATCTTGTGCCGGATAAAGCGCCTGACTTTCATGTTAAATAA
- a CDS encoding DMT family transporter, with protein sequence MELLLQLFISVRLNKNELKVNELNAKTFFMALITIIIWGSTFAAIRAGLHGGYSAGHLVLIRYLIASGAFILYALWPGVKFRLPKKEDLFRLLLLGWIGISIYHIGVTFGEQTVSAGTAGMLIGAAPVFTALIAVFVLNERLGRFGWLGLGIGLAGVILITLGSSGPSLTISKGAFLVLMAAVATSVFFVFQKPFLHRYTPIELTAYVTWAGTLPFFWFSPGLFDSIQHATMEAHISALYVGIFPAAIAYVTWAIALSTGNASSVASMMYLEPAIAILTAWVWLNEWPSTLSLIGGLVAISGVLVVNGLDKKRVTAEKKSA encoded by the coding sequence ATGGAGTTGCTGCTGCAGCTCTTTATTTCTGTCCGTTTAAATAAGAATGAACTGAAGGTGAATGAGTTGAACGCAAAGACTTTCTTTATGGCACTTATTACGATTATCATTTGGGGATCAACATTTGCGGCCATCCGGGCGGGGCTGCATGGCGGTTATTCGGCGGGACACTTAGTTCTCATTCGTTACTTAATAGCATCCGGTGCTTTTATCCTTTACGCTCTGTGGCCGGGTGTGAAATTTCGGCTGCCGAAAAAAGAAGATCTTTTTAGGCTTTTGCTGCTTGGATGGATTGGAATCAGCATCTATCACATAGGGGTAACGTTCGGTGAGCAGACTGTATCGGCAGGAACTGCCGGCATGCTGATTGGAGCAGCGCCTGTCTTTACGGCGCTCATTGCTGTTTTCGTATTAAACGAGCGTTTAGGGAGATTTGGATGGCTGGGTCTTGGCATCGGTTTAGCTGGCGTTATATTGATTACGTTGGGTAGTTCTGGCCCGTCCCTGACGATTTCTAAAGGAGCTTTTTTAGTATTGATGGCTGCTGTCGCTACGTCTGTCTTTTTTGTTTTCCAAAAACCGTTCTTACATCGATATACGCCGATTGAACTGACGGCTTATGTGACCTGGGCGGGTACACTGCCTTTTTTCTGGTTCTCTCCTGGACTCTTTGACTCCATTCAGCACGCTACCATGGAAGCCCATATATCGGCGCTTTATGTAGGGATTTTCCCGGCGGCGATCGCTTATGTCACATGGGCGATTGCCCTCTCGACAGGCAATGCCAGTTCTGTGGCGAGCATGATGTACCTGGAGCCGGCAATCGCCATACTTACCGCATGGGTTTGGCTGAACGAGTGGCCGAGTACCCTTTCGCTGATCGGAGGATTGGTTGCCATATCGGGTGTTCTTGTGGTTAATGGCTTGGATAAGAAGCGTGTTACGGCGGAAAAGAAGTCAGCATGA
- a CDS encoding DUF1801 domain-containing protein — protein sequence MYELKTKETDSSVIEFIENVESPKKREDAYKLLDIFTEATGYEPKMWGPSIIGFGAYHYKYESGHEGDAPLVGFSPRKAKISLYFATGDTKREELLKDFGKHTTGKACVYINKVADIDVDVLKSLINQSVRFLKETYTYH from the coding sequence ATGTACGAACTAAAAACCAAAGAAACCGACAGTAGTGTCATTGAGTTTATTGAAAATGTTGAAAGCCCTAAAAAACGTGAAGACGCATATAAATTATTAGATATTTTTACAGAAGCGACAGGTTATGAACCGAAGATGTGGGGACCGAGTATTATTGGATTTGGTGCATATCATTATAAATATGAATCCGGTCATGAAGGCGATGCGCCACTCGTTGGCTTTTCACCTCGAAAAGCTAAAATCAGTTTGTATTTTGCAACGGGTGACACGAAACGAGAGGAATTATTAAAGGACTTTGGCAAACATACCACTGGAAAAGCGTGTGTGTACATAAATAAGGTAGCAGATATTGACGTTGATGTCTTAAAATCATTAATCAATCAATCTGTAAGGTTTTTGAAAGAAACCTATACATATCATTAA
- a CDS encoding SRPBCC family protein — protein MVDVFTEININRPVSQVSEYAADPDHAPEWYVNIHSAEWITPKPLKVGSQIAFKAKFLGRELAYVYEIIEFIPGSKLVMKTANGPFPMETIYTWHAIDQNHTRMTLRNKGNPSGFSRMFSPFMSSIMKRANMKDLKKIKDMLEK, from the coding sequence ATGGTAGACGTTTTTACCGAAATCAACATTAACCGCCCTGTATCACAAGTATCAGAGTATGCAGCAGATCCTGATCATGCGCCTGAGTGGTATGTGAATATCCATTCCGCTGAGTGGATCACGCCAAAACCGCTCAAGGTCGGTTCTCAAATCGCTTTTAAAGCGAAATTTCTTGGCCGGGAACTTGCTTATGTTTATGAAATCATTGAATTTATTCCGGGAAGCAAACTGGTGATGAAGACAGCTAACGGACCTTTTCCGATGGAGACCATCTATACATGGCATGCGATTGATCAGAATCATACACGCATGACATTAAGAAACAAAGGAAATCCAAGCGGCTTTTCCAGGATGTTTTCTCCTTTTATGTCTTCCATAATGAAGAGAGCAAACATGAAAGATTTAAAGAAAATAAAAGACATGCTTGAAAAATGA
- a CDS encoding GNAT family N-acetyltransferase — MLNVEIRRPAIEDLSPLHEFFRIVITDTFAKEGIEEKLDDLKDEIESKKRYLESDLKSEGRDRHFLIAIERNQMVGSIEYGPASELICTCTNGALKELIEIGTVFVHPDYQRKGIGNLLLNTMYATLRNRGINEFCLDSGYRSAQKIWTKKFGEPDYRLKDYWEEGFDHMIWKVSVSV; from the coding sequence GTGTTAAATGTTGAGATTAGAAGGCCGGCGATTGAAGACCTTTCACCGTTACATGAATTTTTCCGGATCGTCATTACAGATACCTTTGCTAAAGAGGGAATCGAAGAGAAGCTGGATGATCTAAAGGATGAAATTGAGAGTAAGAAGCGTTATTTAGAAAGTGATTTAAAAAGCGAAGGAAGGGATCGCCATTTCCTAATTGCGATAGAAAGGAATCAAATGGTTGGTTCCATCGAATACGGTCCCGCAAGTGAACTGATCTGTACTTGTACAAACGGTGCTCTAAAAGAGCTGATTGAGATCGGTACTGTATTTGTTCATCCTGACTATCAAAGAAAAGGGATAGGGAATCTCTTATTGAACACCATGTATGCCACGCTGCGGAATAGAGGCATTAACGAATTTTGTTTAGACAGCGGATACCGCAGCGCACAAAAAATTTGGACAAAGAAGTTTGGCGAACCGGATTACCGGCTTAAGGATTATTGGGAAGAAGGCTTTGACCATATGATATGGAAAGTAAGTGTATCTGTTTAA
- a CDS encoding GNAT family N-acetyltransferase — MQLSIVDINEDFAVNILNWRYDAPYDFYNNEVSPDSMKEMLDNSYRVILDRYQGIAGFFCTGSSAQVPAGHQYGAYSDDLIDLGIGMTPELTGQGYGSEFFSFILRHIQAAFSGVSIRLTVAAFNHRAIHLYEKLGFVKQIQFNNGRTDFITMVRPV; from the coding sequence ATGCAGTTATCGATTGTAGACATCAATGAGGATTTTGCAGTAAATATTCTGAATTGGAGATATGATGCTCCTTACGATTTTTATAACAATGAAGTAAGCCCTGATTCTATGAAGGAAATGCTGGACAACTCGTATCGAGTAATCTTGGATCGATATCAAGGTATCGCAGGATTTTTTTGTACCGGAAGTTCGGCTCAAGTACCTGCCGGTCACCAATATGGTGCTTATTCTGATGATTTGATTGATCTTGGGATTGGGATGACCCCTGAGCTAACAGGCCAGGGTTACGGTTCTGAGTTCTTTTCGTTCATTCTTCGCCATATTCAAGCTGCCTTTAGCGGTGTTTCCATTCGTTTAACGGTTGCAGCATTTAACCATCGAGCCATTCATCTTTATGAGAAACTTGGTTTTGTTAAGCAAATACAGTTCAATAATGGAAGAACTGATTTTATTACGATGGTCAGACCCGTTTAG
- a CDS encoding YczE/YyaS/YitT family protein, whose translation MNKSLRILRLLFGLFLFALGSVIVMKGNLGFGPWEVFQAGLTNYLPLTIGQATVLVSVIIVGLIILLKEKIGIGTLANMILIGFFMDFILWTDVLPKASGWPSGLGMLMLGLFTTALGSYFYISSGFGAGPRDSLMVSIRRRTGLPIGVCRSSLECSVALVGWLLGGPLGMGTVVTAFGLGVFVQLIFRLFSFETTTIHHENLRETFKA comes from the coding sequence ATGAATAAATCATTGCGAATCTTACGGCTTTTGTTTGGGCTTTTTTTATTTGCGTTGGGCTCTGTGATCGTTATGAAAGGAAATTTAGGCTTTGGTCCTTGGGAAGTGTTTCAGGCAGGGCTCACCAACTATCTTCCATTGACCATCGGGCAAGCCACCGTTCTAGTAAGCGTGATTATTGTTGGTTTGATTATCCTGCTGAAAGAGAAAATTGGAATCGGCACCTTGGCCAATATGATTCTGATTGGATTTTTCATGGACTTCATTTTATGGACCGATGTACTGCCGAAGGCGTCCGGTTGGCCCAGTGGCTTGGGTATGCTGATGCTGGGGCTGTTTACCACAGCGTTGGGCAGTTATTTTTACATAAGTTCTGGCTTTGGGGCGGGGCCGCGTGATTCACTCATGGTGTCGATCCGTAGGCGCACGGGTCTTCCAATTGGGGTCTGTCGTTCTTCATTGGAATGTTCAGTTGCACTGGTCGGTTGGCTGCTGGGAGGGCCACTAGGGATGGGAACAGTGGTTACTGCATTTGGACTTGGAGTATTTGTTCAGCTGATCTTCCGTCTTTTCTCTTTTGAAACAACGACAATCCATCATGAGAACTTGCGGGAAACCTTTAAAGCGTAG
- a CDS encoding DUF2935 domain-containing protein, with protein sequence MNGDEAILHPDTGVTSVIFVERSLNEIRFWSRIMKEHSLFLRLGFRAEDTQLINEANQFYRLFERIEQTSHSFTNQTDPEQIKRFNTEVQQAATNIFGFKRKILGLILTCKLPGANNFPLLVDHTSREANYFRKRLGELNEGKLKPLPDAIIKENVFFLRIMADHAKFIGHLLDPSERKLIDIARNFSNDFDQLMYQARDLESMKPQSQTVPLLDQFLDQNRVSVSSLRDFKKTARDLIEQCKIKSIIHPLLADHVFREADRFLEIIDMFDAHLTSGTP encoded by the coding sequence ATGAATGGAGATGAAGCTATATTACATCCTGATACGGGTGTAACTTCTGTGATTTTTGTTGAGCGATCATTAAATGAAATTCGTTTTTGGTCTAGAATCATGAAAGAACATTCTTTATTTCTCCGATTGGGTTTTAGAGCGGAGGATACTCAATTAATCAATGAGGCTAATCAATTTTACCGATTGTTCGAACGCATCGAACAAACCTCACATTCCTTTACAAATCAAACAGATCCTGAGCAAATTAAAAGATTTAATACAGAAGTACAACAGGCTGCAACCAATATTTTCGGATTTAAACGAAAAATACTGGGATTGATTCTTACATGTAAATTGCCAGGGGCAAATAATTTCCCCCTGTTAGTGGATCATACAAGCAGGGAAGCGAATTATTTTAGAAAACGATTAGGTGAATTAAATGAAGGGAAATTGAAACCTCTTCCTGATGCCATTATAAAAGAAAATGTCTTCTTCTTAAGGATTATGGCAGACCATGCTAAATTTATTGGTCATCTGCTGGATCCGTCCGAAAGGAAGCTAATTGATATCGCCCGAAATTTCAGCAATGATTTTGATCAATTGATGTATCAAGCCAGGGACCTAGAATCGATGAAGCCACAATCTCAAACGGTTCCTCTTCTGGATCAATTCCTGGATCAGAATCGTGTGTCGGTCTCATCTCTTCGGGACTTCAAGAAAACGGCACGTGATTTAATTGAGCAATGTAAAATAAAGAGTATCATTCATCCGCTATTAGCAGACCATGTTTTCCGTGAAGCTGATCGATTCCTTGAAATAATAGACATGTTCGATGCTCATCTTACAAGCGGCACCCCATAA
- a CDS encoding alpha/beta hydrolase family protein — MITIEYSITLEINGLTLRGMAHKPESDGSSKSPVAILFHGITGSKIDDHFLLVRYARELAKQGIGCVRFDFSGSGESDGSFSEMTFSGEVHEGIEIVNFVKKLDWVDSTKVMLVGHSMGGAVAAQVAKEIPNDIHKVCLWAPAGNMNKLAASYFEKYPKLPNGNVDLNGLELGRGFYEDLKNRNLYHEITSYTNPVMIIHGTEDEAVPHEYGQRYYDTYVNNDRGIHLMEGVDHVFGRLSWIDELFDHSIQFLNN, encoded by the coding sequence TTGATTACTATCGAATATTCCATAACACTTGAAATCAACGGGTTAACCCTGCGCGGGATGGCTCATAAACCGGAATCAGACGGCTCATCAAAAAGTCCTGTGGCTATTCTTTTTCATGGGATAACGGGTTCTAAAATTGATGATCATTTCTTGTTGGTGCGATATGCCCGTGAACTGGCAAAACAGGGGATCGGCTGTGTGCGGTTTGACTTTTCGGGTTCGGGTGAAAGTGATGGTTCTTTTTCAGAGATGACCTTCAGCGGGGAAGTGCATGAGGGAATAGAAATCGTGAATTTCGTTAAAAAGTTGGACTGGGTGGATTCAACGAAAGTTATGTTAGTGGGGCACAGTATGGGTGGTGCGGTTGCTGCCCAAGTGGCCAAGGAAATTCCTAATGACATACATAAAGTTTGCTTATGGGCACCAGCTGGCAACATGAATAAGCTGGCTGCTTCTTATTTTGAAAAATACCCCAAGCTTCCGAACGGAAATGTGGATTTAAATGGACTTGAGCTGGGCCGTGGATTTTATGAAGATTTAAAAAATCGTAATCTCTATCATGAAATCACATCATACACTAATCCGGTCATGATTATTCACGGGACAGAGGATGAAGCGGTTCCTCATGAATATGGACAAAGGTATTACGATACGTATGTGAACAACGATCGCGGCATTCATTTAATGGAGGGTGTTGACCATGTTTTCGGAAGACTGAGCTGGATCGATGAACTGTTTGATCACAGTATTCAATTTTTGAACAACTAA